Proteins co-encoded in one Gopherus evgoodei ecotype Sinaloan lineage chromosome 4, rGopEvg1_v1.p, whole genome shotgun sequence genomic window:
- the LOC115651100 gene encoding olfactory receptor 1009-like → MEKGNHSMVTEFILSGLTDRPELQVPLFVMFLMIYIVTLVGNLGMIVLIQIDSRLHTPMYFFLGNLSFCDLCLSSIISPKMLLNFLAESKRILYNACAVQMYLFGTFGHVDCLLLALMAYDRYVAICNPLLYTVTMSRWLCHQLVAGVYVVGLLDTMVHTIFTLRLSFCSSNVINHFFCDFPPILSLSCSDTRVTEILKFALIGCVVVSSIVIILLSYAYIIITILRIHSAKGRRKAFSTCTSHLTAVAMFHGSLLFMYFRPTTNYSLDTDKIASVFYTVVIPMLNPLIYSLRNKEVKDAQWKVIHKLLTFS, encoded by the coding sequence ATGGAAAAGGGAAATCACTCAATGGTGACAGAATTCATTCTCTCGGGGCTGACAGATCGTCCAGAGCTTCAGGTCCCTCTCTTTGTGATGTTCCTAATGATCTACATTGTCACCCTGGTAGGGAATCTGGGAATGATTGTGTTAATCCAGATTGACTCCCgtctccacacccccatgtactttttcctcgGTAATTTGTCTTTCTGTGACCTCTGCCTTTCCTCGATAATTTCCCCTAAGATGCTGCTGAACTTCTTAGCCGAGAGCAAAAGGATTTTGTACAATGCCTGCGCTGTGCAAATGTATCTCTTTGGTACTTTTGGTCACGTCGATTGCCTCCTGCTGGCTCTGATGGCATATGACCGTTATGTGGCTATCTGTAACCCACTGCTCTATACGGTCACCATGTCCAGATGGCTCTGTCATCAGCTAGTGGCTGGGGTGTATGTTGTGGGCTTGCTGGACACAATGGTACACACCATTTTTACTTTGCGTTTATCATTCTGCAGCTCCAATGTCAtcaatcatttcttctgtgattttCCACCGATATTGTCGCTCTCCTGCTCCGATACACGCGTCACCGAGATTTTGAAgtttgccttgattggctgcgtGGTGGTGAGTAGCattgtgatcattctcctctccTATGCCTATATCATCATCACTATCCTGCGGATCCACTCTGCCAAGGGTAGGCGCAAAGCCTTCTCCACTTGCACCTCCCACCTAACGGCTGTGGCCATGTTCCATGGCTCCCTCCTCTTCATGTATTTCCGACCCACCACCAATTACTCCCTGGATACTGACAAAATAGCCTCTGTGTTCTACACGGTGGTGATCCCCATGctgaaccccctcatctacagcctgaggaacaaggaggtgaaagATGCCCAGTGGAAAGTGATACACAAATTGCTAACTTTCTCTTGA
- the LOC115651099 gene encoding olfactory receptor 1019-like, with amino-acid sequence MEKGNHSEATEFILSGLTDRPELQVPLFGVFLVIYGITLVGNGGMILLIMSDPRLHTPMYFFLSNLSFCDLCYSMIISPKMLLNFLAEKKSISYTACAVQLYLFYTFSDFECLLLAVMAYDRYVAICKPLLYTATMSRKLCKQLVAGVYAVGLVDSMIHTCFTFRLSFCSSNIIKHFFCDIPPLLVLSCSDTYINEIVMFTLVCCIIVSSLVTILLSYAYITSTILQIRSTERRHKAFSTCSFHLTAVVLLFGTLLFMYLRPTPSYSLDTDKVASVFYTLVIPMLNPLIYSLRNMEVKDALRRAMNKLLTNS; translated from the coding sequence ATGGAAAAGGGAAATCACTCGGAGGCGACTGAGTTCATTCTCTCAGGACTGACAGATCGTCCAGAGCTGCAGGTCCCCCTCTTTGGGGTGTTCCTAGTGATTTATGGTATCACActggtggggaatggggggatgATCTTGTTAATCATGAGTGACCCCCGACTCCACACCCCAATGTACTTTTTTCTCAGTAATTTGTCTTTCTGTGACCTCTGCTATTCCATGATAATTTCCCCTAAGATGTTGCTGAATTTCTTAGCTGAGAAGAAAAGCATTTCTTACACTGCCTGCGCTGTGCAACTGTATCTCTTTTACACCTTTTCAGATTTTGAATGCCTCTTGCTGGCTGTGATGGCGTATGACCGTTATGTGGCCATCTGTAAACCGCTGCTCTATACGGCCACCATGTCCAGGAAACTTTGTAAACAGCTGGTGGCTGGGGTGTACGCTGTGGGATTGGTGGATTCAATGATACACACATGTTTTACATTTCGGCTGTCATTCTGCAGCTCCAACATCATCaagcatttcttctgtgacatcccccCACTGCTGGTGCTCTCCTGTTCTGACACCTACATCAATGAAATTGTGATGTTTACTTTAGTGTGCTGCATTATAGTGAGCAGCCTTGTAACTATCCTCCTCTCCTATGCCTATatcacctccaccatcctgcagATCCGCTCCACCGAGAGGAGgcacaaagccttctccacctgcagttTTCACTTGACTGCTGTGGtcctgctttttggcaccctcctctTCATGTATTTACGTCCCACCCCCAGCTATTCCTTGGACACAGACAAAGTGGCCTCAGTGTTTTATACACTGGTGATCCCTATGctgaaccccctcatctacagcctgaggaacatgGAGGTGAAGGACGCCCTGAGGAGAGCAATGAATAAACTCCTAACCAATTCTTGA